GTATCGGAAATTGAAGATTCTCTTGTTTTATTTATACTCATGTATTTTTTGTGCCACATTCTAGGAAGACAAGTCCATCAACTGAATGTATAGATTATGATTTGAAACAGCTCCTCCAGACAATAATTTCCATCGTGATGCATTGCTCCACATGAGTCTGAAATTTTATATTAGCAGTAGCAGCAAACTTTTCAATAATCCATGAGATTGGGAAGGGAAGCATTGCAAGAACCAGGcaaattagaaaaaatattCTTCTTGTCTCCCTTGTGATGCAATTGCATGCTCAATATGAAGAGGAAATTGAGATCcagataaatataatattaaatatatacatCTTGTCTCCCATACTTCTTAAACTATATAAGGAGCAGATGCCAATTTCCAACCACAAAAACTCATAACTCCTTCAGAACTTTCAGTTTCCTGATAAAGAGAAAATGGCATTCCCTGAAACAAACTCAAAGATCTCTCTGCATATTCGCAGCAACAGCTTGCCCTCTTCACCTCACCCACTTTTATCAGAAGTCGAAGAGCATCTGCAGAGATTGAAGGACACCTCTTCAGTGAGCCACAAACTTAATGGTTTACTGGATTTACATGACTGCATTGATAGGTTGCTTCAATTGCCAATCAAACCACAAGAACTAGCAAGAGAATGCAATGAAAAGCGTGTCGACGACACACTAGAAGGTTCTTTGAAGCTCTTGGATATCTGTAGTGAACTTAAAGATTTCCTACTTATGTCAAAGGAAATCATGTATGAACTTCAGTCAGTTATCCGAAGAAGGCGAAACGGTGAAACAGGATTGAAAGTTGAGGGTGCTAAGTACTTGACTTCAAGAAAGAAGCTGAACAAGGTAATTAGAAAGTCCTTGGGAAATTTGAAAGCAATGAAGCATGAGTGTGTAGAAGATGGAACTTCATTTATGATTAGTATCTTGAAAGAAGCAGAACAAGTCACAGTGAGCTCATTAGAATCTATGTTGATGTTGATCTGTGATCAACCAAAGCATAGAAGATGGTCAACAATCTCAAAGATGTTACAGCCGAAAAGAGTAGCTTGTGATTCTCAAGAATCAGAAACAAGTGAATTTGAAAAAGTGGATGCAGCTttgaagtcttcatcttttgAGCATTTTCAAAGCCATGCGGAAAATTTGGAGATGTGCATTCAGGATCTAGAAATAGGAGTTGAGCAACTCTCAAGAAAACTAATTAGAAACAGAGTTTCCCAACTCAACATCTTCAACCACTAATCATGAAAATCTCTATGATTCTTGTGAATTCAATTTTGACCCCAAATTGTACATGAATACAGAATATACATTGTTTAAAGATCAACTATagttgtttcttcttctttcttattCCCCATTACTAAAAATCCCATCTTCCCTCTCCTTTGTTATTTAAAATATTCATCTCTAAATTTagtgaaaggaaagaaaaggtaAAACAAAAAAAGTTCATTTCAAAACCGTAACAATCTGATCAGCCTTCTACTGCAGCAGATCAAGCACTGATTCCACATGTTCATAGAAAGTGGAGCAATTATATTAATGGAGCATTTAATAAACTTGATTA
This is a stretch of genomic DNA from Lotus japonicus ecotype B-129 chromosome 1, LjGifu_v1.2. It encodes these proteins:
- the LOC130732424 gene encoding uncharacterized protein LOC130732424 yields the protein MAFPETNSKISLHIRSNSLPSSPHPLLSEVEEHLQRLKDTSSVSHKLNGLLDLHDCIDRLLQLPIKPQELARECNEKRVDDTLEGSLKLLDICSELKDFLLMSKEIMYELQSVIRRRRNGETGLKVEGAKYLTSRKKLNKVIRKSLGNLKAMKHECVEDGTSFMISILKEAEQVTVSSLESMLMLICDQPKHRRWSTISKMLQPKRVACDSQESETSEFEKVDAALKSSSFEHFQSHAENLEMCIQDLEIGVEQLSRKLIRNRVSQLNIFNH